The following coding sequences lie in one Apium graveolens cultivar Ventura chromosome 3, ASM990537v1, whole genome shotgun sequence genomic window:
- the LOC141711877 gene encoding uncharacterized protein LOC141711877, translating to MRVLTFSCDLIFLLLFSASCVSYAAHRFPGSVFQPEKISSSMVSKPENELYKTKYFTQILDHFNYNPQSYHKFQQRYLINDTYWGGAKKNAPIFVYTGNEGDIKWFTQNTGFMFDIAPHFKALLVFIEHRFYGKSIPYGGDKEVAYANSSTLGYLSSTQALADYATVIIDLKKNLTATDSPVVVFGGSYGGMLAAWFRLKYPHVAIGALASSAPILNFENITSPYSFYNIITKDFRSQSENCYQVIKGSWQKIEDTAKQHGGLNLLQKSFHICKNAISANLLSNWLSTAFIYTGMTDYPTPSNFLNPMPAYPVKQMCKAIDNPEHGKDTFAKLYAAANIYYNYTGHAKCFDLDDHSDPHGLDEWSWQACTEMVMPTDGSNEESMFPVSEPSYKDWAESCHDYYNVWPRPNWITTEFGGHDIKNVLKRFGSNIIFFNGLRDPWSGGGVLEDISKSIIAIVAKEGAHHVDLRYATREDPEWLKDIRSREIRIITQWLSQYYTSLLHLSR from the exons atgagggtcttaacatTCTCATGTGATTTAATCTTCCTTCTTCTGTTTTCTGCTAGTTGTGTTTCATATGCAGCTCATAGATTTCCTGGTTCAGTCTTTCAGCCTGAGAAAATATCTTCCTCTATGGTATCAAAACCCGAAAATGAGTTATATAAGACTAAGTATTTCACCCAAATACTTGATCACTTTAATTATAATCCACAGAGTTACCATAAATTTCAACAGAGATATTTGATCAATGATACTTACTGGGGTGGAGCCAAGAAGAATGCTCCAATCTTTGTTTACACAGGAAATGAAGGCGATATCAAATGGTTTACTCAAAACACTGGCTTTATGTTTGATATCGCTCCACATTTCAAAGCTCTTCTAGTTTTCATTGAG CATAGGTTTTATGGGAAATCTATTCCTTATGGAGGTGATAAAGAAGTGGCTTATGCAAATTCAAGTACACTTGGATATCTAAGTTCAACACAGGCATTGGCTGATTATGCCACAGTAATCATTGATCTCAAAAAGAATTTGACTGCAACTGACTCTCCTGTAGTCGTGTTTGGAGGTTCCTACGGAGGAA TGCTGGCGGCATGGTTTAGGCTGAAGTACCCACATGTAGCAATTGGAGCTCTGGCATCTTCAGCACCAATcctaaattttgaaaatataactTCACCATATAGCTTTTACAACATTATCACCAAAGACTTCAGG AGTCAGAGCGAAAACTGTTACCAAGTGATCAAAGGGTCCTGGCAAAAAATTGAAGACACCGCTAAGCAGCATGGAGGACTCAACTTGCTTCAGAAATCATTTCATATATGCAA GAATGCTATCAGTGCTAATCTTCTCAGTAATTGGCTTAGTACAGCGTTCATTTACACGGGAATGACAGACTATCCAACTCCTTCCAATTTCCTTAATCCCATGCCAGCTTATCCAGTCAAACAG ATGTGCAAAGCAATAGATAATCCGGAGCATGGGAAAGACACTTTCGCAAAGTTATATGCTGCTGCTAATATCTACTACAACTACACTGGACATGCCAAATGTTTCGATCTTGATGATCATTCTGATCCTCACGGCCTCGATGAATGGAGCTGGCAG GCTTGCACAGAGATGGTAATGCCAACAGATGGGAGCAATGAGGAGAGCATGTTTCCAGTGAGCGAACCGAGCTACAAAGATTGGGCCGAATCCTGCCACGACTATTATAACGTTTGGCCCAGACCCAATTGGATCACCACCGAGTTTGGAGGCCAT GATATCAAAAATGTCCTGAAGCGATTTGGGAGCAATATTATATTTTTCAATGGATTAAGAGATCCTTGGAGCGGGGGAGG GGTACTAGAGGATATCTCCAAATCCATAATCGCTATAGTCGCAAAAGAAG GTGCTCACCATGTAGACCTGAGGTATGCAACAAGAGAAGATCCAGAATGGCTAAAAGATATAAGGAGCAGAGAAATTAGAATTATTACACAGTGGCTCTCCCAGTATTACACAAGCTTGCTCCATCTTTCTCGCTag
- the LOC141713948 gene encoding secoisolariciresinol dehydrogenase-like, with translation MDKRIATYGKFDIMFKNASTFDPSKPQFFDNIKSDLEHFFAINVPGAFLGMKHAARVMVPAGAYAMVVLVQPHMLTLPQRMLLGLTKNQAIELRQCGILSQFSFVIINIYNLLEFHPTQFISVKMASTDLLATATTRRLEGKVALITGGASGIGEHSARIFVQHGAKVVIADIQDELGHIVVEALGKSNSIYVHCDVSNEDHVKDAVDKAISTYGKLDIMYNNAGIIDPGKPRILDNLKSDFERVFAVNVIGGFLGMKHAARVMVPAKSGCIISTCSLCSERAGQASHAYTASKHAILGLTKNMAVELGQFGIRVNCLSPSGVATPFGKNTLGVEKDEEFEAFLNSFANLKGVTLRTEDVANAALYLASDEAKYISGQNLFIDGALGNVCSPLKMV, from the exons ATGGACAAAAGAATTGCAACTTATGGAAAATTCGATATCATGTTTAAGAATGCTAGCACCTTCGATCCTAGCAAACCTCAATTTTTTGACAACATCAAGTCTGATCTCGAGCATTTCTTTGCCATCAATGTACCTGGTGCTTTTCTAGGCATGAAACATGCAGCTCGAGTTATGGTTCCAGCTGGAGCCTATGCTATGGTCGTGCTGGTGCAGCCCCATATGCTTACACTGCCTCAAAGGATGTTATTAGGACTAACCAAAAACCAGGCGATTGAGCTTAGACAATGTGGAATACTGAGTCAATT CTCCTTTGTCATAATAAATATCTATAATTTACTTGAATTTCATCCGACGCAATTTATCTCTGTAAAAATGGCGAGCACTGATTTACTTGCAACAGCAACCACAAGAAG GTTAGAGGGTAAGGTTGCGCTGATTACAGGAGGCGCTAGTGGCATTGGTGAACACAGTGCAAGGATCTTTGTCCAACACGGAGCTAAGGTTGTTATTGCAGACATTCAAGATGAACTAGGGCATATAGTTGTGGAAGCATTGGGAAAATCGAACTCTATTTATGTCCATTGTGATGTTTCAAATGAAGACCATGTAAAAGATGCTGTTGATAAAGCAATTTCAACTTATGGTAAACTGGATATCATGTACAACAATGCTGGCATCATCGATCCTGGAAAACCTCGAATTCTTGACAACCTCAAGTCCGATTTTGAGCGTGTTTTTGCTGTCAATGTGATAGGTGGATTTCTAGGCATGAAACATGCAGCTCGAGTTATGGTTCCAGCAAAAAGTGGGTGCATAATTTCAACCTGTAGCCTTTGCTCTGAGCGCGCTGGTCAAGCATCACATGCTTACACTGCCTCAAAGCATGCTATATTAGGACTCACCAAAAACATGGCGGTTGAGCTTGGACAATTTGGAATACGAGTCAATTGTTTGTCTCCTTCTGGAGTTGCAACTCCTTTCGGAAAGAATACTCTAGGCGTCGAAAAGGATGAAGAGTTTGAAGCTTTTTTGAACTCATTCGCTAATTTGAAGGGCGTAACCCTCCGGACTGAAGATGTAGCCAATGCAGCACTTTATCTTGCAAGTGATGAGGCCAAGTACATAAGTGGTCAAAACCTTTTTATTGATGGGGCATTGGGGAATGTTTGTTCACCTTTGAAGATGGTTTAG